One window of the Chryseobacterium sp. CY350 genome contains the following:
- a CDS encoding acyl-CoA thioesterase yields the protein MIHTTHSLRVRYAETDPMKYVYYGNYAAYFELGRVELFRSIGISYDEIEKLGIWLPVSDYNIKYLKPALYDQKLEIHTYVKKIPGVRIEFEYEIYNEEKIKITEARTTLFFLHAETNKVIKCPDFLMKLIENNWKEN from the coding sequence ATGATACACACAACACACTCATTACGAGTACGTTACGCAGAAACAGACCCTATGAAATATGTATATTACGGCAACTACGCCGCTTATTTTGAATTGGGTAGAGTCGAACTTTTCAGAAGCATAGGAATATCCTATGATGAGATCGAAAAACTAGGAATCTGGCTTCCGGTTTCCGATTACAATATTAAGTATTTAAAACCAGCTTTGTACGATCAAAAATTAGAAATTCATACCTATGTAAAAAAAATTCCGGGGGTGCGAATAGAATTTGAATACGAAATTTATAATGAGGAAAAAATAAAAATAACAGAAGCCCGCACTACCCTTTTCTTTTTACATGCAGAAACCAACAAAGTCATAAAATGTCCGGATTTTTTAATGAAATTGATTGAAAATAATTGGAAAGAAAATTAA